In Halobaculum magnesiiphilum, the following proteins share a genomic window:
- a CDS encoding DUF4260 domain-containing protein translates to MEPRNFLRVEGLAVLGIALAGYFTLDGSVWLLLILALAPDLSMIGYLAGTRVGSLSYNIVHTYTLPLALGALGFWADIRMALLVALIWAGHIGADRLVGYGLKFESGFKNTHLSTQPAPVEAFTKSD, encoded by the coding sequence ATGGAACCACGGAATTTCTTGCGTGTCGAAGGACTGGCTGTCTTGGGGATTGCGCTGGCTGGATATTTTACCCTCGATGGATCAGTTTGGTTGCTTCTCATTCTTGCGCTGGCCCCCGACCTATCGATGATCGGGTATCTCGCTGGTACTCGAGTAGGCAGTCTGAGCTATAATATCGTCCATACGTACACATTACCGCTCGCCCTCGGTGCCCTCGGCTTCTGGGCTGACATCCGAATGGCTCTCCTTGTCGCTCTGATTTGGGCAGGACACATCGGAGCTGATCGTCTCGTGGGATATGGTCTGAAATTCGAATCCGGATTCAAAAACACACATCTCAGTACCCAGCCTGCTCCGGTGGAAGCTTTCACCAAATCTGATTGA
- a CDS encoding CPBP family intramembrane glutamic endopeptidase, which produces MSTTIHAQADGESPDTDSPRQAILVALGLLFAAAIPPLAIVEGFKLVQAQFGYGGDLAVTFIGGGLLATVAVGLLGVAYHRVRPVTVHMPRWLPTVRESGWIVAGIGILVVTTILIQVGMQVFNAAPPTNFSGAAAAERPVLVYGLAIVGTLFIIGPIEEYFYRGIVQGRLREQMGPVPAIAIVSVGFALGHVPSYWIGGSDLLSLGVLFALLSIGVASVIFGAIYERTQNLVVVIVIHSLINAIGFSLALVAALGA; this is translated from the coding sequence ATGTCCACTACTATACACGCTCAGGCAGACGGAGAGTCCCCCGATACCGATAGCCCACGACAGGCGATTCTCGTCGCCCTCGGACTGCTATTTGCCGCAGCAATTCCCCCATTAGCCATCGTCGAGGGCTTCAAGCTCGTCCAGGCACAATTCGGGTACGGTGGGGACCTCGCGGTCACGTTCATCGGCGGGGGACTCCTTGCAACTGTAGCTGTCGGCCTGCTTGGCGTCGCGTACCACCGCGTCCGACCGGTTACCGTCCACATGCCACGATGGCTCCCGACGGTGCGCGAGAGCGGCTGGATCGTCGCGGGTATCGGTATCTTGGTTGTAACCACAATCCTGATTCAGGTCGGGATGCAAGTGTTCAACGCCGCACCGCCAACGAACTTCAGTGGCGCTGCGGCCGCTGAACGTCCGGTTCTCGTGTATGGACTGGCGATCGTTGGCACCCTGTTCATTATCGGGCCCATCGAGGAGTACTTCTATCGGGGCATCGTCCAGGGTCGCCTTCGCGAACAGATGGGGCCGGTGCCAGCCATCGCCATCGTTTCTGTCGGCTTCGCGCTGGGACACGTTCCGAGCTACTGGATTGGCGGATCTGATCTCCTCTCCCTGGGCGTTTTGTTCGCCCTCCTGAGCATCGGTGTCGCGTCGGTCATCTTCGGTGCGATCTACGAACGCACACAGAACCTCGTCGTGGTCATCGTGATCCACAGCTTGATCAACGCGATCGGCTTCAGCTTGGCCTTGGTCGCTGCTCTCGGAGCGTGA
- a CDS encoding ABC transporter permease subunit — protein sequence MSWAVVARKDFQDARLSKALWAITGVFVLLSAGMAVLYATVPALSQDIGELSTLGYLTLLLAAMTLFVSIAAIVIGAGAIAGERDRGSSKLLLGFPHSRADVILGKLVGRTAVLGVAILVGLAVTLAVIVALFPTFSPVDYAVFAVVTLLFALVYVGIMVAVSATTGSGGRAMAFGVGVFVLLEFLGDLLAPAVMFVVNGFSFDGLTTVPGWYAFLNIVTPSAAYQNALGWFLGDGTSAALSLGGMLNGPVPFYLTGWASVAVLVVWLVVPLVLGYRIFAAADL from the coding sequence ATGAGCTGGGCTGTCGTTGCCCGGAAGGATTTCCAGGACGCGCGGCTCTCGAAGGCCCTCTGGGCGATTACCGGCGTGTTCGTGCTCCTCTCGGCCGGGATGGCGGTCCTCTATGCGACGGTTCCGGCACTCAGTCAGGATATCGGCGAACTGAGCACCCTCGGCTACCTGACGCTCCTGCTGGCCGCGATGACGCTGTTCGTCTCCATCGCGGCGATCGTCATCGGGGCGGGAGCGATCGCCGGTGAACGCGACCGTGGCTCCAGCAAACTGCTACTGGGCTTTCCCCACAGCCGCGCGGACGTTATTCTCGGAAAGCTCGTCGGGCGCACCGCAGTGCTCGGGGTCGCCATCCTCGTCGGCCTTGCCGTCACGCTGGCGGTGATCGTTGCGCTGTTCCCGACGTTCTCGCCAGTCGACTACGCGGTCTTCGCCGTGGTTACGCTCCTGTTCGCCCTCGTGTACGTGGGCATCATGGTCGCCGTCTCCGCGACGACCGGGAGCGGTGGACGGGCAATGGCGTTCGGAGTCGGGGTGTTCGTCCTCCTCGAGTTCCTCGGCGACCTCCTCGCCCCGGCGGTCATGTTCGTCGTGAACGGGTTCTCTTTCGACGGCCTCACGACCGTCCCGGGGTGGTATGCCTTCCTCAACATCGTGACACCCTCGGCTGCCTACCAGAACGCCCTCGGATGGTTCCTCGGGGACGGCACTTCGGCAGCCCTGAGCCTCGGTGGAATGCTGAACGGTCCGGTCCCGTTCTACCTCACGGGATGGGCCAGCGTCGCCGTGCTCGTGGTCTGGCTCGTCGTTCCGCTGGTGCTCGGATACCGGATATTTGCCGCCGCAGACCTCTGA
- a CDS encoding alpha/beta fold hydrolase, which yields MNTRVRSGHELIATDNTGVSEPTAGAVDGGIRPASVSRFGDLYDDAISALLDVPVTDRWVETSAGRTHVLTAGDATAPPVVVFQGGNVTNPVTLAWVQELSSEYYLIAPDTPGQPGWSDPHEPDEYGPWVVDVTDGLGTDQAAMVGISHGGGVL from the coding sequence ATGAATACACGAGTTCGCTCCGGTCACGAACTGATCGCCACCGACAACACGGGAGTCTCCGAGCCAACTGCTGGCGCGGTCGACGGTGGTATTCGGCCTGCCAGCGTGTCTCGGTTCGGGGACCTCTACGACGACGCCATCAGCGCACTCCTCGACGTTCCCGTTACCGACCGGTGGGTCGAGACCAGTGCAGGCCGAACGCACGTCCTGACTGCTGGGGATGCAACTGCACCGCCGGTAGTGGTGTTCCAGGGCGGCAACGTCACGAATCCGGTGACCCTCGCGTGGGTTCAGGAACTTTCCAGCGAGTACTACCTCATCGCGCCGGATACGCCCGGACAGCCCGGCTGGAGCGACCCGCACGAACCCGACGAGTACGGTCCGTGGGTCGTCGACGTGACCGATGGTCTCGGAACCGATCAGGCAGCCATGGTCGGGATCTCTCACGGTGGGGGAGTTCTCTAG
- a CDS encoding helix-turn-helix domain-containing protein, translating to MSFFGEFRVPPSALALSETFAAEPETVVDIDQDVASNKEHLCPYFAVSGVSNTTFETAARTDDSVDSLQSVHEAKQGRIYRAQWRDRVETLVHEYTRDGASILNASGDVSGWLLRMRFDAHTQISTFTTALRDHDFSFELVRLHEMTYTKAGSRFGLTTKQQEALITAWEMGFFNLPRDVSMADVAEELGISAQSFSDRLRRAQHTLIADALRVSQSKE from the coding sequence ATGAGCTTCTTCGGAGAGTTTCGCGTTCCACCGAGCGCCCTTGCACTCTCCGAGACGTTCGCGGCCGAACCAGAGACGGTCGTCGATATCGACCAGGATGTCGCCTCGAACAAAGAACACCTGTGCCCGTACTTCGCCGTCTCAGGCGTGTCGAACACTACCTTCGAAACTGCCGCCCGCACGGACGACTCGGTCGATTCGCTCCAGAGTGTTCATGAAGCGAAGCAGGGAAGAATATACCGGGCACAGTGGCGGGACCGAGTCGAAACGCTCGTACACGAATACACGAGGGATGGGGCCTCAATTCTCAACGCGAGTGGCGATGTGAGCGGATGGCTTCTCCGGATGCGTTTCGATGCTCACACACAGATCAGTACATTCACCACAGCCCTTCGTGACCACGACTTCTCGTTCGAACTGGTACGTCTGCACGAGATGACCTATACCAAGGCAGGCAGTCGATTCGGGCTCACTACCAAGCAACAGGAGGCGCTGATTACGGCCTGGGAAATGGGCTTCTTTAATCTACCTCGGGACGTTTCGATGGCCGACGTGGCCGAGGAACTGGGGATTTCAGCTCAGTCGTTCTCCGACCGCCTGCGCCGGGCACAGCATACCCTGATCGCCGATGCGTTACGCGTGAGTCAGAGCAAAGAGTGA
- a CDS encoding YbjQ family protein: MSSEAVLTDVEQSLVATVTTETVAGHEIMEVLGISRGNTVRARNVGRDITQGIRNLAGGELKAYSTLLADARDQAIERMEADALDMGADAVVNVRMETSEVTQGASEVIAYGTAVKLA, encoded by the coding sequence ATGTCCTCAGAAGCCGTTTTGACAGATGTAGAGCAGTCACTCGTCGCCACCGTCACCACTGAGACTGTCGCGGGTCACGAGATCATGGAGGTGCTCGGTATCTCCCGGGGTAACACTGTCCGGGCACGGAATGTGGGACGCGATATCACCCAGGGGATTCGGAATCTCGCTGGCGGCGAACTCAAGGCCTACTCGACGTTGCTTGCCGATGCCCGAGATCAAGCAATCGAGCGGATGGAAGCGGACGCACTTGATATGGGAGCGGACGCCGTCGTGAACGTCCGCATGGAAACGTCGGAGGTCACCCAGGGCGCGTCGGAAGTGATCGCCTACGGCACAGCTGTCAAACTCGCCTAA
- a CDS encoding CPBP family intramembrane glutamic endopeptidase, with the protein MTTFVERRPLSFAVGTLGFIVALFIATRYILGAVFPSLTLDGVSLINNWILVAFVIGLVAWLGWWGKIRLTAPINRRALVYLVPLFGFVALPFAFGIAIPDVSLTEGATLSGWAALLVIVVGSALGAGLSEELLYRGVLLCALESRGRLFAALVTAALFALSHISQVIFGASVGDWLIGVLLMIPMAIGLAAVAFRLGSLWPLVVWHVAADITLPLVPATIGAEATTMFVLAYLGLSVVVGLMGLWLLWQDRRAAQAGGEAEISPDTLERISG; encoded by the coding sequence ATGACAACCTTCGTCGAGCGTCGCCCGCTGAGCTTCGCGGTCGGAACCCTCGGGTTCATCGTCGCCTTATTCATCGCCACGCGATACATACTGGGCGCCGTATTCCCGAGCCTCACGCTCGATGGCGTCTCCTTGATCAACAACTGGATCTTGGTCGCATTCGTCATCGGGCTCGTCGCGTGGCTCGGCTGGTGGGGCAAGATCCGTCTGACCGCACCGATCAATCGCCGTGCGCTAGTGTATCTCGTGCCGCTATTCGGGTTCGTGGCCCTCCCGTTCGCGTTTGGGATCGCCATTCCCGATGTTTCGCTCACTGAAGGGGCGACACTGTCCGGGTGGGCCGCGTTGCTCGTCATCGTCGTCGGGAGCGCACTGGGTGCTGGTCTCAGCGAAGAACTTCTTTACCGAGGAGTGTTACTCTGTGCGCTCGAATCGAGGGGACGATTGTTCGCCGCCCTCGTGACTGCGGCGCTATTCGCACTATCCCACATTTCGCAGGTGATCTTCGGTGCATCGGTCGGTGACTGGCTGATCGGGGTCCTCCTGATGATTCCGATGGCGATCGGGCTGGCAGCTGTTGCGTTCCGACTGGGGAGCCTCTGGCCGCTCGTCGTCTGGCACGTTGCTGCCGACATCACTCTTCCGCTGGTCCCCGCCACGATCGGTGCTGAGGCAACAACGATGTTCGTCCTCGCGTATCTCGGCCTGTCAGTCGTGGTCGGCCTGATGGGGCTATGGCTCCTCTGGCAGGATCGACGTGCCGCTCAAGCTGGTGGTGAAGCCGAGATCAGTCCTGATACTCTGGAACGGATATCTGGGTAG
- a CDS encoding CPBP family intramembrane glutamic endopeptidase: MTLALALAIYLPVIASARGWIGVAVPSGVSVLAIFTPAVVAIVLHVYDNGIGGLRTAFRPLTAWRFGLRWWIVVLGLAPAMLGVSYAAYLSLGGAFEPAPALAQLDGPLGLAIVPIALLVTLVLALGEELGWRGYLLPLLQTRFGAAAASLVLGICWFAWHIPLQFVPGDANSGFPLALWGLSIVATAFVFTWLFNNTGGSVLAVTVFHGLFNTLGPFIALHPSVTGNPLSVYVLVGVNLTFAIAILAVYGTKSFTRAQKTGIVSTGGR; the protein is encoded by the coding sequence TTGACACTCGCGCTCGCGCTGGCCATCTACCTTCCCGTCATCGCCTCGGCCCGTGGGTGGATCGGTGTGGCAGTACCGTCGGGAGTATCGGTACTCGCGATTTTCACGCCTGCAGTGGTCGCGATCGTGTTGCACGTCTACGATAACGGTATCGGCGGCCTTCGGACCGCGTTCCGGCCACTCACTGCGTGGCGGTTCGGTCTCCGTTGGTGGATCGTCGTACTCGGGCTTGCACCAGCCATGCTTGGTGTGAGCTACGCAGCGTATCTCTCCCTCGGAGGGGCGTTCGAGCCTGCACCAGCGCTGGCACAGCTGGACGGACCACTCGGTCTCGCTATTGTCCCGATTGCACTGCTGGTGACACTCGTGCTCGCGCTGGGCGAAGAACTCGGCTGGCGTGGCTATCTGCTTCCCCTCTTGCAGACGCGGTTCGGGGCGGCCGCCGCGAGCCTCGTCCTCGGGATCTGCTGGTTCGCCTGGCACATCCCGCTCCAGTTCGTCCCGGGAGACGCCAACAGCGGATTCCCACTCGCACTCTGGGGCCTGTCGATCGTCGCCACCGCGTTCGTCTTTACGTGGCTGTTCAACAACACCGGCGGAAGTGTGCTCGCAGTCACGGTCTTCCACGGGCTGTTCAACACGCTCGGCCCGTTCATCGCGCTGCATCCGAGCGTGACGGGGAATCCCCTCTCCGTGTACGTTCTCGTCGGAGTGAACCTCACATTCGCCATCGCGATTCTCGCGGTGTACGGCACGAAGTCCTTTACCCGTGCACAGAAAACGGGCATCGTCTCGACTGGAGGGCGGTGA
- a CDS encoding alpha/beta fold hydrolase, which translates to MEHPGDQFQTVTLADDKQLAYAQYGDADGTPVLFFHGTPGSRLLGSLLEPAARERGIRVIAPDRPGFGRSDPWSDRSIRDAGSVVRAVLDDVNVETAGIIAFSGGSPHALAAATTHGDRVREVDIVAGATPSSVTEEPPFIQRLLSGLATTAPLVLRGLFRGQTWLARRSDPSFVVEQYTASGNTDAIPEDAARLVKADFLEAFARCRSGAVTEFKAAATDWEVLLQDIDTKIRFWHGDTDTNVPIKSVRRLQSQLPTAQLRVLDDADHIETLLRSVPDVLEHHR; encoded by the coding sequence GTGGAACACCCCGGTGACCAGTTTCAGACAGTTACCCTCGCAGACGATAAACAACTCGCCTACGCTCAGTATGGTGATGCTGACGGGACACCCGTCCTCTTTTTCCACGGAACGCCCGGTTCACGTCTGCTTGGTTCACTCCTTGAACCGGCCGCACGTGAGCGAGGTATCCGAGTGATTGCTCCCGATCGGCCGGGATTCGGCCGCTCCGATCCGTGGTCGGACCGCTCGATACGCGACGCGGGATCGGTCGTTCGTGCAGTCCTTGACGACGTCAACGTAGAAACAGCCGGGATTATCGCTTTCTCGGGTGGTAGTCCACACGCGCTTGCAGCCGCCACCACACACGGAGACCGTGTTCGTGAGGTCGACATCGTCGCTGGTGCCACCCCATCGAGCGTCACCGAGGAACCACCTTTCATCCAACGACTCCTCTCGGGATTGGCGACGACGGCGCCCCTTGTCCTCCGTGGACTCTTTCGCGGTCAGACATGGCTCGCCAGGCGATCCGATCCATCGTTTGTCGTCGAACAGTATACGGCGTCGGGAAACACCGATGCCATCCCCGAAGACGCCGCCCGGCTTGTCAAGGCAGATTTCCTTGAGGCCTTTGCCCGTTGTCGCTCCGGCGCAGTAACCGAGTTCAAGGCTGCAGCGACAGACTGGGAAGTTCTACTGCAAGATATTGACACGAAAATCCGGTTCTGGCATGGCGACACTGACACCAATGTTCCAATCAAAAGTGTTCGACGGCTCCAATCACAACTCCCGACCGCGCAGCTTCGGGTGCTCGATGACGCTGACCACATAGAGACGCTCCTCCGGAGTGTCCCCGACGTATTGGAACACCACCGCTGA
- a CDS encoding sensor domain-containing protein, whose translation MSRTIHTSEDRRQQSLLSQTLGSVIHPQTYRNLLYLLLAFPFGILYFVLLTTGLALGIGLVITLLGIPLLIAVVVGSRRLASFERGLANDLLGLTIQPPDDVDTGAEEDIWPRARTCLLARSTWMGLCYLFVKLPIGIASFALVVTGLTLSFGLLTAPLTYSRVEPGLQLGVWTIDTFPEAIVAVPIGIVTLGATAYVFNQAARLFGRITTVFLGVS comes from the coding sequence ATGTCACGAACAATTCACACGTCCGAGGATCGCCGACAGCAGTCACTATTGAGTCAGACGCTCGGATCAGTCATCCACCCCCAGACATACCGAAATCTCCTCTATCTCCTGCTGGCGTTCCCCTTCGGAATACTATATTTTGTCCTGTTAACGACTGGATTGGCACTCGGAATCGGCCTCGTAATTACGCTACTCGGAATTCCACTCTTGATCGCTGTCGTAGTTGGGAGTCGCAGGCTGGCATCGTTTGAGCGCGGTCTTGCAAACGACCTCCTCGGGCTTACCATTCAACCGCCCGACGATGTGGATACTGGGGCCGAAGAAGATATCTGGCCACGAGCGAGGACTTGCTTGCTGGCGCGTTCAACGTGGATGGGGCTTTGCTATCTGTTTGTGAAGCTCCCAATCGGAATCGCATCGTTCGCGCTCGTCGTGACAGGGCTGACCCTCTCATTCGGGCTGCTTACGGCCCCACTCACCTATTCCCGTGTCGAACCAGGCCTTCAGCTCGGTGTCTGGACGATCGATACGTTCCCGGAAGCGATCGTAGCAGTTCCCATCGGCATCGTTACACTCGGGGCTACCGCCTACGTCTTCAACCAGGCCGCTCGATTATTCGGCAGAATCACGACGGTATTTCTTGGAGTGTCGTGA
- a CDS encoding ABC transporter ATP-binding protein: protein MSEPEYRRDTLSDEVAIELVGLGKQYGDVTALDNVSLTVRKGEIFGFLGPNGAGKSTTIDILLDFVRPSAGTATVLGYDAQTDSLAVRQTVGVLPDGYHLYDRLTARQHLDFAIASKGSDDDPIELLERVGIADAADRKAGGFSKGMKQRLVLAMALTGSPELLILDEPSTGLDPNGAREMRDIIRAERDRGATVFFSSHILEQVEAVCDRVGILRDGKLVAVDTIDALRDALGTNARLILTVESVTDDVVDAVTTLPDVTGVQTDSETRLTVTCAPATKTAVMHAVEAAGGTVVDFDIEETSLEEMFAAYTTDDVTPASSDDDDPELATSSTDGTEVRT, encoded by the coding sequence ATGAGTGAACCAGAGTATCGACGTGATACCCTCTCGGACGAAGTAGCCATCGAGCTCGTTGGACTGGGCAAGCAGTACGGCGACGTCACTGCCCTCGATAACGTCTCGCTCACAGTACGTAAGGGCGAAATATTCGGATTCCTCGGCCCCAACGGTGCCGGGAAGTCGACGACCATCGACATTCTCCTCGATTTCGTCCGCCCATCGGCAGGGACGGCGACCGTCTTGGGCTACGACGCACAGACCGATTCACTGGCTGTGCGCCAGACGGTCGGGGTGCTTCCGGACGGCTACCACCTCTACGATCGCCTGACAGCCCGACAGCATCTCGACTTCGCAATCGCGTCGAAAGGCAGTGACGACGATCCGATCGAACTGCTAGAGCGCGTCGGTATCGCCGACGCGGCCGATCGGAAGGCCGGCGGCTTCTCGAAGGGCATGAAACAGCGGCTCGTCCTCGCGATGGCGCTCACCGGCTCGCCAGAGTTACTGATCCTCGACGAACCATCGACAGGGCTCGACCCCAATGGAGCCCGCGAGATGCGTGACATCATCCGCGCCGAGCGCGACCGTGGGGCGACGGTGTTTTTCTCCTCGCACATCCTCGAACAGGTCGAGGCTGTCTGTGACCGCGTCGGGATCCTCCGAGACGGAAAACTCGTCGCCGTCGACACGATCGACGCGCTGCGAGACGCCCTCGGGACCAACGCTCGACTGATCCTCACTGTCGAGTCGGTGACCGACGACGTGGTCGACGCGGTCACTACCCTTCCGGACGTGACCGGTGTCCAGACCGACAGCGAGACTCGCCTGACGGTGACCTGTGCGCCGGCCACGAAGACGGCCGTGATGCACGCCGTCGAGGCGGCTGGCGGGACCGTCGTCGACTTCGATATCGAAGAGACCTCTCTCGAGGAGATGTTCGCGGCCTACACGACGGACGACGTCACGCCCGCGAGCAGCGACGACGATGATCCCGAACTCGCGACTTCCTCGACCGACGGCACGGAGGTGCGCACATGA
- a CDS encoding amino acid permease, protein MADEPTSSSTQAEHGQSVTEELNPEIGLLGALAIGVGTMIAAGIFVLSGLAVSNVGAVAIGSFLLAAVVAGFTAASYAEFSSIYQESGGGYMYVANTFDTDITYIMGWTMILGYPASAAFYLASFSEWFHRFMYPVLSIPEALPFWIPGLVILGLLVVLNLKGTEESNQFQITVTGLKIALLALFLYGGLQTLDAGVITTSVAENIDDVAQIGLTSALVFITFFGFSAITTNAEEIKEPGSTIPRAIYLSMGIVTVIYTLVVLVIVLAINDSAFLSFLTDNVQLDGVPPAEYVADNGEVSMGYAAQYYLGPLGFYVIVVGALVSMLSAANATIMAGSRVKLAMARRNHLPRGFEDVHPEFNTPYKAVLLTGGVICTYIVVFAVIFGEAAGSEPLFGLHLGIEGLAQFANFLLLSGLSLVNVALIQSRRKFPDIDRGFRVPLVPVVPAIAVLANLGLLFNVGVTALLIGLGVEALGVAVWFAWKRRTPPVEELEEETPTAVAEYRSSGEGYQVVVPIANPRNVKQLMRTAMTLAEDNDGEILVMSVVTVPDQTPLSRGREQTDEKREVLDRAMSIAEERDVPVSGTIRIGHNAADAILNTITQNDSDAVIVGWKGRRSKRRDVVLGTNVDRVVQEADCDVFVEKFGMDADGVVDSIFVPIAGGPHAELAVETAGAIARYTGATVHAVYVIDPAASGTPRQQGESMLADRTTSLEDVTVEKTLLESDDVVSALVEESGDHDLTIIGSTREGVIQQFVFGTIPETVAERAPTTVIMTKRWLDVGTRLQQSVDKLRERVTGSPNAIEREDRNGNSPE, encoded by the coding sequence ATGGCCGATGAGCCGACTTCCTCCTCTACACAGGCAGAACATGGCCAAAGCGTAACCGAAGAACTCAATCCCGAAATCGGTCTGCTCGGTGCGCTTGCCATCGGCGTCGGGACGATGATCGCGGCGGGAATTTTCGTTCTCTCCGGGCTGGCTGTGAGCAACGTCGGCGCGGTCGCCATCGGTTCGTTCCTGCTCGCGGCGGTCGTCGCGGGCTTCACGGCCGCCTCCTACGCGGAATTCTCCTCGATCTACCAGGAGAGCGGTGGCGGCTACATGTACGTCGCCAATACATTCGACACTGACATAACGTACATCATGGGGTGGACGATGATTCTCGGCTACCCCGCCAGTGCGGCGTTCTACCTCGCTAGCTTCTCCGAGTGGTTCCACCGCTTCATGTATCCCGTCCTCTCTATTCCGGAAGCCCTGCCGTTCTGGATTCCTGGGCTCGTCATTCTCGGGCTCCTCGTTGTCCTCAACCTGAAGGGGACCGAGGAGTCGAACCAGTTCCAGATCACCGTGACCGGGCTGAAGATCGCCCTGCTCGCACTCTTTCTGTACGGCGGCCTCCAGACGCTCGACGCCGGCGTCATCACGACGTCGGTCGCCGAGAACATCGACGACGTCGCCCAGATCGGGTTGACTAGCGCGCTCGTGTTTATCACCTTCTTCGGCTTCTCAGCGATCACGACCAACGCAGAAGAGATCAAAGAGCCCGGCTCGACGATTCCCCGGGCGATCTATCTCAGCATGGGGATCGTGACGGTGATCTACACCCTGGTCGTGCTCGTCATCGTTCTCGCCATCAACGATTCGGCCTTCCTCAGCTTCCTTACGGACAACGTCCAACTCGACGGAGTACCACCCGCGGAGTACGTTGCCGATAACGGCGAGGTCTCGATGGGCTATGCCGCCCAATACTACCTCGGGCCGCTCGGCTTCTACGTCATCGTTGTGGGAGCGCTCGTCTCGATGCTCTCAGCGGCGAACGCGACCATCATGGCGGGGTCACGGGTCAAACTCGCTATGGCGCGCCGAAACCACCTCCCTCGGGGGTTCGAAGACGTCCATCCCGAGTTCAACACACCGTACAAGGCCGTCCTGCTCACGGGTGGCGTTATCTGCACGTACATCGTCGTCTTTGCGGTGATCTTCGGTGAAGCGGCCGGTAGCGAGCCGCTGTTCGGATTACATCTCGGCATCGAGGGGCTCGCCCAGTTCGCTAACTTCCTGCTCCTCTCCGGGCTGAGTCTCGTGAACGTCGCGCTGATCCAATCCAGACGGAAGTTCCCCGACATCGACCGTGGCTTCCGGGTTCCGTTGGTCCCAGTTGTCCCGGCGATTGCAGTGCTCGCAAACCTAGGCTTGCTTTTCAATGTTGGAGTCACAGCGTTGCTGATCGGCCTCGGTGTGGAAGCACTCGGTGTCGCTGTCTGGTTCGCCTGGAAGCGCCGGACGCCGCCGGTCGAGGAACTCGAAGAAGAGACGCCGACTGCGGTCGCGGAGTACCGGTCGTCGGGTGAGGGGTATCAGGTCGTCGTCCCGATAGCGAACCCGCGCAACGTCAAGCAGCTGATGCGGACGGCGATGACGCTCGCCGAAGACAACGATGGCGAGATACTGGTCATGAGCGTCGTAACAGTCCCCGACCAGACACCGCTCTCACGAGGCCGTGAACAGACCGACGAGAAACGAGAGGTGCTGGATCGGGCGATGTCGATTGCTGAGGAACGTGATGTGCCTGTGAGCGGGACAATCCGGATTGGACACAACGCTGCCGACGCAATCCTGAATACGATCACCCAGAACGACAGCGACGCGGTCATCGTCGGTTGGAAAGGACGCCGATCGAAGCGACGCGACGTCGTCCTCGGAACGAACGTCGATCGGGTCGTTCAGGAGGCCGACTGTGACGTGTTCGTGGAGAAGTTCGGGATGGACGCGGATGGAGTGGTCGACTCGATCTTCGTCCCGATTGCCGGGGGGCCACACGCAGAACTCGCGGTCGAGACGGCAGGCGCGATCGCCAGGTATACTGGAGCGACCGTTCATGCCGTGTACGTCATCGACCCTGCTGCATCAGGGACACCTCGCCAGCAAGGGGAATCGATGCTTGCCGACCGGACAACGTCACTGGAAGACGTTACGGTCGAAAAGACGCTTCTTGAGAGTGATGATGTCGTTTCCGCGCTCGTCGAGGAAAGCGGTGATCACGACCTTACGATAATCGGCTCGACGAGGGAAGGCGTGATACAACAGTTCGTGTTCGGGACGATTCCCGAAACCGTCGCGGAGCGTGCGCCGACGACCGTCATCATGACCAAACGGTGGCTTGACGTCGGAACGCGGCTCCAGCAATCGGTAGACAAGCTCCGAGAGCGGGTGACTGGTTCACCGAACGCGATCGAGCGAGAAGACAGAAACGGAAATTCGCCTGAGTGA
- a CDS encoding rhodanese-like domain-containing protein has protein sequence MTNEQGTSRITKGYKQLISEAAEEVDTYSTADAIDRFGDDDVTFVDVRDTTEIIENGEIPGAIHAPRGMLEFHIDPENPFFIDSFGEDSEFIFVCAIGSRSILAAQRAKEMGLGRVATIEGGANAWKEAGGPVDEPRPSM, from the coding sequence ATGACTAATGAACAGGGGACGAGTCGAATCACCAAGGGCTACAAGCAGTTGATTAGCGAAGCGGCCGAGGAGGTTGACACGTACTCGACAGCGGATGCTATCGATCGATTCGGTGACGATGACGTAACGTTCGTCGACGTTCGTGACACGACTGAGATTATCGAAAATGGTGAGATACCGGGCGCAATCCATGCACCGAGAGGGATGCTCGAATTTCACATTGACCCCGAAAACCCCTTCTTCATCGATTCGTTCGGAGAGGACTCGGAGTTCATCTTCGTCTGTGCCATCGGGAGTCGGTCGATACTTGCCGCCCAACGTGCCAAAGAGATGGGACTGGGTCGAGTTGCGACCATTGAGGGAGGGGCCAACGCTTGGAAAGAGGCGGGTGGCCCAGTCGACGAGCCCCGTCCGTCGATGTGA